One window of Quercus robur chromosome 12, dhQueRobu3.1, whole genome shotgun sequence genomic DNA carries:
- the LOC126709433 gene encoding uncharacterized protein LOC126709433 isoform X2 codes for MQEVAGERGGYLHGRGALDSDDLLYLKEQMEAEEDAERLLRRTEKRAFAAFKKAASLADSSPASVPLPLRVEPKPKSGIRQQYLLKKVVEIKPKRKRTSSPSDGNQSTPASNDSALKSLKSESHQEKEQPETDREEKEWPLSRLNKAEGDTNMENPVKSLLGLAYASSEDDED; via the exons ATGCAAGAGGTTGCAGGAGAGCGTGGAGGCTACCTTCATGGGCGAGGCG CCTTGGACAGTGATGATCTACTCTATCTCAAGGAGCAAATGGAAGCTGAGGAGGATGCAGAACGCCTCCTACGTCGAACTGAGAAACGGGCATTTGCTGCGTTTAAGA AAGCTGCAAGTTTAGCAGATTCTTCACCTGCATCAGTCCCCTTGCCACTTCGAGTTGAGCCCAAGCCCAAGAGTGGaatcag ACAGCAATATTTATTGAAAAAGGTCGTGGAAATCAAACCCAAACGGAAGAGAACTTCTAGTCCATCTGATGGGAATCAGTCAACTCCTGCTTCAAATGATTCTGCTTTAAAAAGCCTTAAGTCTGAGTCTCACCAGGAGAAAGAGCAGCCTGAGACTGACCGGGAGGAGAAAGAGTGGCCTTTGTCAAGATTGAATAAAGCAGAGGGAGATACTAATATGGAAAACCCTGTTAAAAGTTTACTAGGCCTAGCATATGCAAGTTCTGAGGATGATGAGGACTGA
- the LOC126709433 gene encoding uncharacterized protein LOC126709433 isoform X1 translates to MAGREVREYTNLTDPKDKKWGKGKEKIDDEDTTFQRMVAKMQEVAGERGGYLHGRGALDSDDLLYLKEQMEAEEDAERLLRRTEKRAFAAFKKAASLADSSPASVPLPLRVEPKPKSGIRQQYLLKKVVEIKPKRKRTSSPSDGNQSTPASNDSALKSLKSESHQEKEQPETDREEKEWPLSRLNKAEGDTNMENPVKSLLGLAYASSEDDED, encoded by the exons atggcAGGAAGAGAGGTCCGCGAATACACCAATCTTACCGACCCTAAag ATAAGAAATGggggaaaggaaaggagaagataGATGATGAAGACACCACTTTCCAACGCATGGTTGCCAAG ATGCAAGAGGTTGCAGGAGAGCGTGGAGGCTACCTTCATGGGCGAGGCG CCTTGGACAGTGATGATCTACTCTATCTCAAGGAGCAAATGGAAGCTGAGGAGGATGCAGAACGCCTCCTACGTCGAACTGAGAAACGGGCATTTGCTGCGTTTAAGA AAGCTGCAAGTTTAGCAGATTCTTCACCTGCATCAGTCCCCTTGCCACTTCGAGTTGAGCCCAAGCCCAAGAGTGGaatcag ACAGCAATATTTATTGAAAAAGGTCGTGGAAATCAAACCCAAACGGAAGAGAACTTCTAGTCCATCTGATGGGAATCAGTCAACTCCTGCTTCAAATGATTCTGCTTTAAAAAGCCTTAAGTCTGAGTCTCACCAGGAGAAAGAGCAGCCTGAGACTGACCGGGAGGAGAAAGAGTGGCCTTTGTCAAGATTGAATAAAGCAGAGGGAGATACTAATATGGAAAACCCTGTTAAAAGTTTACTAGGCCTAGCATATGCAAGTTCTGAGGATGATGAGGACTGA